From Funiculus sociatus GB2-C1, one genomic window encodes:
- a CDS encoding ureidoglycolate lyase has product MNTSKTIQQLQAQLITSENFRPYGQVISASVDGKNYDTEDAQLNLQNGIPRFYIMRLHHKGRKFHTITRHTQCTQCLGSLEGKDWLIAVAPPNNDTDEPALEDIAAFHIPGNCFIKLEIGTWHAGPYFEHEFVDFYNLELSDTNIVDHFTHNFLNHQLEFEICS; this is encoded by the coding sequence ATGAACACATCAAAAACAATCCAACAACTACAAGCACAATTAATAACATCAGAAAATTTCCGCCCCTACGGTCAAGTAATCTCTGCCAGTGTTGACGGCAAAAACTACGACACAGAAGATGCCCAACTAAACCTTCAAAATGGAATACCCCGCTTTTACATCATGCGACTACACCACAAAGGGCGCAAATTTCACACAATCACACGCCACACCCAATGCACTCAATGTTTAGGTTCCCTCGAAGGAAAAGACTGGCTAATCGCCGTTGCCCCTCCTAATAATGATACTGACGAACCCGCATTAGAAGACATTGCAGCTTTCCACATTCCCGGTAATTGTTTCATAAAATTAGAAATAGGAACTTGGCACGCTGGCCCATATTTTGAACATGAATTTGTAGATTTCTACAACTTAGAACTCAGCGACACAAATATTGTTGACCATTTCACTCACAACTTTCTCAATCATCAGTTAGAGTTCGAGATTTGTTCTTAA
- a CDS encoding DoxX family protein: MELIKKNKELLRIILAACIILVGVLHFVIPNIFAKLIPAELPYPLSLVYISGFFEILGGIGLLIPPVSHAAAWGLLTLFIFVFPANINMAVNQIQLPNIPNSPWFQAARLPFQAVLIAWAWWYTRPSDDEKQASIIPGKPKPE; the protein is encoded by the coding sequence ATGGAACTCATCAAAAAGAACAAAGAACTTTTGCGAATCATCCTCGCCGCCTGTATCATTCTTGTCGGCGTGCTGCACTTTGTCATCCCAAACATATTTGCCAAACTCATCCCCGCCGAACTACCTTACCCTCTGTCACTCGTCTATATCAGCGGCTTCTTTGAAATATTAGGTGGTATCGGACTATTAATTCCCCCCGTCAGTCATGCTGCGGCTTGGGGATTACTTACTCTTTTCATCTTCGTTTTCCCAGCCAACATCAACATGGCAGTTAACCAAATCCAGCTTCCAAACATACCAAACTCCCCCTGGTTTCAAGCAGCAAGACTTCCCTTTCAAGCAGTCTTAATCGCCTGGGCTTGGTGGTACACTAGACCCTCAGATGACGAAAAACAAGCCTCAATAATCCCTGGCAAACCCAAACCAGAATAA